The Pseudarthrobacter defluvii DNA window GCGCCGCCGTCGTACTCTTTGCTTCCGTAGCGACGCCCGCAGCCGCAATCCCGCCACTGTCTTCTCCCCTGGCCGTTCCGGCGTCGCCCGAGATCCCTTCGCCCGAGGACATTGCCGCTGCCAAGGCCAGCGAGTCCGCGACGGCGGACCAGGTCACCGCCATCGAGCGCATCCTGGCGGACGCATCCACCGCCCAACAGGCGGCATTCGCGGTGGCCATGCAGGCCAACAATGCCTACAGCGAGGCGCTGGTGGAACTGCAGCAGCGGACCGAGGCCGCATCGGTAGCTTCCGCGAAGGCCGCCTCGGCCCGGGATCAGCAGGACAAAACCCGGAAGCAGGTGGGCCAGCTCGCCGGTGACCTCTACCGCAACGGGGGCCTGAACCCCACCCTCGGAACCTTTGCCAGCGGGGGTGAAAGCCTGCAACAGGCCGCCACGCTCGAGGCCCTCTCTGCCAGCCGCAGCCGGGCCTTTGAAGCTGCCGACGCCGCGGCCACCGCAAACCGCTCCCTCACCGCGGCCGCGGAGGATGCCACCAAGGCTGCTGATGATGCAGCGAAGACCGCAGAGCAACGGAAGTCCCAGGCGGAACAGGCCAACGCCGCACAGGTGAAGGCCGTAGCCGACGCGAAGGCGCAGCGGACCGTCCTGGTGGACCAGTTGGCACAGCTCCGCAACACCACGGTGGCGCTCGAATCAGCCCGCGTGGATGCCTTGGACCGGCAGCGTGAGGAGGCACGTCTGGCCGCTTTGTCCGCCGCTGCCGACAAGGCCGCCGCGGATAAGGCAGCCCAGGATCAGGCTGCCCGGACCCAGAATGACCAGAGCCGGAGTGACCGGAGCCAGGCATCCGGGCAGAACAACCGCGCGCAGGATGCACCCCCTGCGGCCCCTGCTCCGGCAGTACCTGCCCCCGCGGCGCCTGCACCCGCTCCTGCCCCGGCTCCCGCACCGGCGC harbors:
- a CDS encoding C40 family peptidase — its product is MALSGSGRRTAVLCAAVVLFASVATPAAAIPPLSSPLAVPASPEIPSPEDIAAAKASESATADQVTAIERILADASTAQQAAFAVAMQANNAYSEALVELQQRTEAASVASAKAASARDQQDKTRKQVGQLAGDLYRNGGLNPTLGTFASGGESLQQAATLEALSASRSRAFEAADAAATANRSLTAAAEDATKAADDAAKTAEQRKSQAEQANAAQVKAVADAKAQRTVLVDQLAQLRNTTVALESARVDALDRQREEARLAALSAAADKAAADKAAQDQAARTQNDQSRSDRSQASGQNNRAQDAPPAAPAPAVPAPAAPAPAPAPAPAPAPAPAPAPAPAPAPAPAPAPVPAPAPAPAPAPAPAPAPAPAPAPAPAPAPSTGSGTYEAAISVALGKVGAPYYYQWGGTGVYGFDCSGLVQHAFAAAGKYLPRTASQQYAAAPVHVPISQARRGDLLVWGSAPNFYHVAIYLGNGQVVQALNPQEGITVSSISSMVGMELYPYAARY